In Pseudobdellovibrionaceae bacterium, the following proteins share a genomic window:
- a CDS encoding cbb3-type cytochrome c oxidase subunit I → MSAVSNIAARFRTCSVTGLKVDSNAENLIKVNAVVAVVCFLLGVIAAIGILLTRWQAVHLLSAEGYYRMLTSHGLNMLIFFIVFFEMAVLYFAGPVLLNCRLPAPKLGWLNFILMVVGMVMVNVMVYTGNADVTFTSYPPLMAHPMYYLGIILFAVGALLVCFQFMATLVVAKREKTYEGSMPLVVFGALTAAIIAIITLLHGALIFVPTFLWSLGLMEMDPQIYRLVFWGLGHSSQQINVAAMVAIWYLLAGLTVGGVVLNEKISRIAFGLYILFISMASAHHLLVDPGFGPAWKVWNTSYAMYLAVLASMIHGFTVPAGIEMGQRLRGFTNGLFEWLRKAPWGDPAFSGMALSVVIFGFMGGITGVTIGTEQINIIAHNTLRIPGHFHTTVVGGTALAFMAVTYYVLPLIFQKRVAFWGMAKVQPYFFGFGISIMAMAMIFQGIFGVPRRHWDITFAGALFPVEFHPAVGMLQALMGIGGLIAVTGALMYIAIAVVTVFFGKKITEADIKNGAPGVPQGVHKLPPQVHTGDHVQKAHLLGAKGTVVLVTIFLVCFVLYYFTNWKILSFLWKVG, encoded by the coding sequence ATGAGTGCAGTATCCAATATTGCCGCTAGGTTTCGCACCTGCTCCGTGACCGGACTTAAGGTGGACTCCAATGCGGAAAACCTAATTAAAGTAAACGCAGTTGTGGCTGTAGTATGCTTCCTCTTGGGAGTCATCGCCGCCATCGGTATTCTACTCACCCGTTGGCAAGCCGTGCATTTGCTTTCGGCTGAGGGCTATTATCGCATGCTGACCAGTCATGGTCTGAATATGCTGATCTTTTTTATCGTCTTTTTTGAAATGGCGGTTCTCTACTTTGCCGGACCTGTCTTACTAAATTGTCGACTACCCGCGCCCAAGCTCGGTTGGCTCAATTTCATTTTGATGGTCGTCGGTATGGTCATGGTCAACGTCATGGTCTACACCGGTAATGCGGATGTGACCTTTACCTCCTATCCGCCTTTGATGGCTCATCCCATGTACTATCTGGGTATCATCCTGTTTGCGGTAGGAGCTCTATTGGTGTGCTTCCAGTTTATGGCCACTCTGGTCGTCGCCAAGAGGGAGAAGACCTATGAGGGTTCCATGCCCCTGGTTGTCTTTGGTGCCCTGACTGCCGCAATTATTGCCATCATTACCCTGCTCCACGGCGCCTTAATTTTTGTGCCCACCTTCTTGTGGTCACTGGGCCTGATGGAAATGGATCCACAGATTTACCGCTTGGTGTTCTGGGGACTGGGGCATAGCTCGCAACAGATCAATGTGGCCGCGATGGTGGCGATTTGGTATCTATTGGCTGGCTTAACCGTTGGCGGCGTGGTGCTGAATGAAAAGATCAGTCGCATAGCCTTCGGACTTTACATTCTCTTTATCTCGATGGCTTCGGCTCACCACCTTTTGGTCGATCCTGGCTTTGGTCCGGCCTGGAAGGTGTGGAATACCTCATACGCCATGTACCTGGCGGTGTTGGCCTCCATGATCCACGGCTTTACTGTGCCTGCCGGTATTGAGATGGGTCAGCGCTTGCGCGGCTTCACCAATGGACTTTTCGAGTGGCTGCGAAAGGCTCCCTGGGGAGACCCCGCCTTCTCAGGAATGGCTTTGTCGGTCGTGATCTTTGGATTCATGGGTGGAATCACCGGTGTCACCATCGGAACGGAGCAGATTAACATCATTGCTCACAACACTTTGCGGATCCCCGGACACTTCCACACAACAGTGGTGGGCGGAACCGCTCTGGCGTTCATGGCTGTCACCTACTACGTGCTACCATTGATTTTTCAAAAGCGTGTGGCTTTCTGGGGAATGGCTAAGGTTCAACCCTACTTCTTTGGCTTTGGTATCAGCATAATGGCCATGGCGATGATCTTCCAGGGGATTTTTGGTGTTCCTCGTCGCCACTGGGACATCACTTTTGCCGGTGCTCTCTTCCCGGTTGAATTCCACCCAGCAGTGGGAATGTTACAGGCCCTTATGGGTATTGGTGGATTAATTGCCGTCACTGGAGCCTTAATGTACATTGCCATTGCCGTAGTGACCGTGTTCTTTGGCAAAAAGATCACCGAGGCCGACATCAAGAATGGAGCACCAGGTGTTCCACAAGGGGTGCACAAACTGCCTCCCCAGGTCCACACCGGAGACCATGTACAGAAGGCCCATTTGCTTGGCGCCAAAGGCACCGTGGTTTTGGTCACCATCTTTTTGGTGTGTTTTGTACTTTACTACTTCACCAACTGGAAGATTTTGTCCTTCCTGTGGAAGGTAGGATAA
- a CDS encoding response regulator has translation MSNNQNPFFGPKGAESLKQIDDEGHLFLLRLFAESPVGLNLCRLSDGMWLASNQAFLDIIGYSAEEADGGLTYWQLTPDKYAEDEAEQLKSLDSTGAYGPYEKEFIHKEGHLVNVRLNGFITECKSEKYIWSFIENITERVNIEREKKETQGQIALSAKLASIGTMAAGVAHEINNPLAILYMLLEKSKHEIEMGKLDPLKLIDQLSSGLDRIKGIVDGLRIYSRTDVNQQRREVFHAHEVIQNSVQLISTLYKSTGIEIECQLKGARDTLMGNPGQFQQVLMNLLENAKDALAEKPEGQRKIVVSTVTDMGTGGLWVQVRDTGCGIPGDVQKKMFDLFYTTKPVGKGTGLGLGISHSFVQEMGGEIKVESQVGEGTTFTMRLPVYRQDESSENKPAKDETSGSLFCPEGQGQRVLVAEDEVELAELFKMQLEEWGFQVECVHNGRQALDRLLQDPESIDILVTDLNMPTMAGDDLIKEVIAQLGERQPKIVLMSGGVREDWEKRISGVKAHVVQVLNKPLGAKDLSVAFTKLAS, from the coding sequence TTGTCCAACAACCAGAATCCATTTTTTGGTCCCAAAGGGGCCGAGTCTCTCAAACAAATTGATGATGAAGGGCACTTGTTTCTTCTGCGCCTTTTTGCCGAGTCTCCGGTTGGGTTAAACCTTTGTCGTCTGAGTGATGGGATGTGGCTTGCCTCCAATCAGGCCTTTTTGGACATCATTGGATATAGCGCTGAGGAGGCTGACGGAGGATTGACCTATTGGCAGCTGACTCCAGACAAGTACGCTGAAGACGAAGCCGAGCAACTGAAGTCTTTGGATTCCACCGGAGCCTATGGTCCCTACGAGAAGGAATTCATTCATAAAGAGGGGCATCTCGTCAATGTGCGCCTCAACGGCTTTATTACAGAATGTAAGAGCGAAAAGTACATTTGGTCCTTTATCGAAAACATCACCGAAAGAGTGAACATCGAAAGGGAAAAGAAAGAAACCCAGGGGCAAATTGCCCTTTCTGCAAAACTGGCCTCGATTGGCACCATGGCTGCAGGTGTGGCCCACGAAATTAATAATCCTTTGGCCATTCTCTATATGCTCTTGGAAAAGTCCAAGCATGAGATCGAGATGGGGAAATTGGATCCCCTTAAGCTGATTGATCAGCTGTCCTCAGGTTTGGACCGTATCAAAGGCATCGTCGACGGATTGAGGATCTACTCGCGAACGGATGTGAACCAGCAGCGCCGTGAAGTCTTTCATGCCCATGAAGTCATCCAAAACTCGGTGCAGTTAATTTCAACTCTTTATAAGTCCACGGGCATTGAAATCGAGTGCCAGCTAAAAGGAGCTCGGGACACCCTGATGGGGAATCCCGGTCAGTTTCAACAGGTCCTTATGAATCTGCTGGAAAACGCCAAAGATGCCTTGGCAGAAAAGCCAGAAGGGCAGCGGAAGATCGTTGTTTCAACCGTAACGGATATGGGTACAGGTGGCCTGTGGGTTCAAGTCCGCGATACGGGCTGCGGTATTCCTGGGGATGTGCAAAAGAAGATGTTCGATTTGTTTTATACGACCAAACCGGTGGGCAAAGGAACGGGCTTGGGTTTGGGCATTAGTCACTCCTTTGTCCAGGAAATGGGTGGAGAGATCAAAGTGGAATCCCAGGTCGGTGAAGGCACCACCTTTACCATGAGGCTTCCCGTTTATCGTCAAGACGAATCCAGCGAAAACAAACCAGCTAAGGACGAGACCTCTGGCTCCTTGTTTTGTCCAGAAGGACAAGGCCAAAGGGTGTTGGTGGCCGAAGATGAAGTGGAGCTGGCAGAATTATTTAAGATGCAACTGGAGGAATGGGGATTTCAGGTCGAGTGTGTGCACAACGGACGCCAGGCCCTGGATCGCCTTCTCCAAGATCCGGAGTCCATCGATATCTTGGTGACAGATCTCAACATGCCAACCATGGCTGGAGATGATCTGATCAAAGAGGTGATTGCCCAACTGGGCGAGCGTCAGCCTAAGATTGTTCTCATGAGTGGGGGAGTTCGTGAAGACTGGGAAAAACGAATTTCCGGAGTGAAGGCTCACGTCGTTCAAGTTCTCAATAAACCCTTGGGTGCAAAAGATCTGTCCGTCGCCTTCACTAAACTCGCCAGTTAA
- a CDS encoding diguanylate cyclase — protein sequence MSLQSKTFLLLAEVLISVQLAIYLGVTKAHDHYSKSILGRDLSVAVERFQSLIDQNGNPLESGDYLENLQRQMGLNILIFSADSGKKAWGRWPVTSVNTRDDLYKTVLDKVDGRMRYLLKVDDKAWMAETMVFQLSDNQRLKVLFFQETKGVFQSIQDVGLMLKTIFALGLLLTFGVSFLVVRRFVQPLQRLTDLATKVSNGDYEIKIESEGQDEIATLGKAFANMKESLVQTLTEKEKVAGDLEERNIKMAVLNNQMERKLEETKILLQISQAMTMRLQGQSVIEIALSQLKEYFKADMVALFGHQYGDENCELKNYVGRVFPFDEESGDRQNLKVVMDMVNPLLDRVQQMKQPVVFSDFLSSGAVGYGGREDRLTTSLFPLKKNNKVIGALGLLEMNSEKKLDEEDIQFIMTVASNITVLLENEYLHEETTRDSLTQLNNRSYFQVQLQEGIAAKPTKEFPVSLILFDIDHFKSFNDNYGHLVGDAILKQIGYILKRILRKNEDVMCRVGGEEFGVVLNGVKPERVAEIAERLRSNVEQHKFLHEGREFHVTISIGYACLPNSAKTADELIEKADQAMYMSKNRGRNRVTPYTPLVTGQAA from the coding sequence GTGTCACTTCAATCAAAAACCTTTCTGCTTTTGGCAGAGGTTCTCATCAGTGTGCAATTGGCAATCTATCTTGGCGTGACGAAGGCTCACGATCATTATTCCAAATCCATTTTAGGTCGCGATTTGAGTGTGGCTGTCGAGCGCTTTCAAAGTCTGATTGATCAAAATGGCAATCCCTTGGAAAGCGGGGATTACCTGGAGAACCTGCAAAGGCAGATGGGTCTGAACATTCTCATTTTTAGTGCAGACTCGGGCAAGAAGGCCTGGGGGCGCTGGCCGGTGACTTCGGTGAACACTCGGGACGACTTGTACAAGACCGTCCTCGACAAGGTCGACGGGCGAATGCGCTATCTTCTCAAGGTGGATGACAAAGCCTGGATGGCCGAGACCATGGTGTTTCAGCTTTCCGATAATCAGCGGTTGAAGGTTTTGTTTTTTCAGGAAACCAAAGGGGTCTTTCAATCCATCCAAGATGTGGGGTTGATGTTAAAGACCATTTTTGCCCTGGGACTTTTGCTCACCTTTGGCGTGTCCTTCTTGGTCGTTCGGCGATTTGTCCAGCCTTTGCAAAGGCTGACTGATTTGGCGACCAAGGTTTCCAATGGAGACTACGAAATTAAAATCGAGAGCGAGGGCCAAGACGAGATTGCCACTCTCGGTAAGGCCTTCGCCAATATGAAGGAATCATTAGTGCAGACTCTGACGGAAAAGGAAAAGGTGGCCGGGGATCTGGAAGAGCGCAATATCAAAATGGCCGTTCTCAATAACCAAATGGAGCGCAAGCTGGAAGAAACCAAAATCCTTCTGCAGATTTCTCAAGCCATGACCATGCGCCTTCAGGGGCAATCGGTGATCGAAATCGCTCTTAGCCAACTCAAGGAGTACTTCAAAGCCGACATGGTGGCTCTGTTTGGTCATCAGTATGGCGATGAAAACTGCGAACTCAAGAACTATGTGGGGCGGGTGTTCCCTTTTGACGAGGAGAGTGGCGACCGTCAAAACCTCAAAGTGGTGATGGACATGGTGAATCCACTCCTTGACCGCGTTCAGCAGATGAAGCAGCCCGTGGTGTTTAGCGACTTCCTTAGTAGCGGCGCCGTCGGCTACGGCGGGCGTGAGGATCGGCTGACCACCTCACTTTTTCCCCTCAAAAAGAACAACAAGGTGATTGGTGCCCTTGGCCTGCTGGAAATGAACAGCGAGAAAAAGCTCGATGAAGAGGACATTCAGTTTATAATGACGGTGGCCTCCAATATTACCGTCCTATTAGAGAACGAATACCTCCACGAAGAGACCACCCGCGACAGCCTGACTCAGCTCAACAATCGCTCTTACTTTCAGGTGCAGTTACAAGAGGGGATTGCGGCCAAACCCACTAAGGAGTTTCCCGTGTCTTTGATCCTCTTTGATATCGATCACTTTAAGTCCTTTAACGACAACTATGGCCATCTGGTGGGCGACGCGATTTTGAAGCAGATCGGCTATATATTGAAGCGAATCCTGCGCAAGAACGAAGATGTCATGTGCCGTGTGGGCGGAGAAGAGTTTGGCGTGGTGCTCAACGGTGTTAAGCCCGAGAGGGTAGCCGAGATCGCGGAACGCTTGCGTTCCAATGTGGAACAACACAAATTCCTTCACGAAGGTCGTGAGTTCCACGTGACGATTAGCATTGGCTACGCCTGTTTACCCAACAGTGCCAAGACCGCCGATGAGCTGATCGAGAAAGCAGACCAGGCCATGTATATGAGCAAGAACCGCGGTCGAAATCGAGTCACTCCTTATACACCTCTCGTTACGGGACAGGCGGCCTGA
- a CDS encoding cytochrome C oxidase subunit II has protein sequence MHSGIVSPKGVWWTPAAPQERKWVIVSFIWCMILFAMMPFWHLKGGQNPSGIRAKVSVADFESRVNRFVEEYQVGEEKGVPVVAPPAGSDIYMLGRMWSWYPVLKLKKGAEYILHLSSIDLNHGFSLFPVNVNFQVVPGYDYGLRITPNKAGEFQIMCNEFCGIGHHLMVGKVIVEE, from the coding sequence ATGCATTCTGGCATTGTCTCTCCTAAGGGAGTCTGGTGGACACCAGCTGCTCCTCAGGAGAGAAAGTGGGTCATCGTCTCATTTATTTGGTGTATGATCCTATTCGCAATGATGCCCTTTTGGCACTTAAAGGGCGGACAAAATCCCTCAGGTATTCGCGCCAAGGTTTCAGTTGCTGACTTTGAGTCACGGGTGAACCGCTTTGTCGAGGAATACCAGGTCGGCGAGGAAAAGGGCGTTCCTGTTGTCGCTCCTCCCGCTGGTAGCGACATCTATATGTTGGGACGGATGTGGTCCTGGTACCCGGTTTTGAAACTCAAAAAGGGTGCTGAGTACATTCTTCATCTCTCTTCCATTGACCTTAACCACGGTTTCTCTCTCTTCCCGGTGAATGTGAACTTTCAAGTGGTCCCCGGGTACGACTATGGTCTGCGCATCACCCCTAACAAAGCGGGTGAGTTTCAGATTATGTGTAATGAGTTTTGTGGAATCGGCCACCACTTGATGGTGGGTAAAGTCATCGTTGAAGAGTAA